The DNA window GTCGCCGTACCCGCAGACGACCGCGACCTTGCCGCCGATGAGGACGTCGGTGGCGCGGTTGATGCCGTCGATGAGCGAGTGGCGGCAGCCGTACTTGTTGTCGAACTTCGACTTGGTGACCGAGTCGTTGACGTTGATGGCCGGGAAGAGCAGCGAGCCTTCCTTCATCATGTCGTAGAGGCGGAGCACACCGGTGGTGGTCTCCTCGGTGACGCCCTTGATCTCACCGGCGATCTTCGTGTAGCGGTCCTTGCTCTCGGCCAGCGAGGCGTTGAGGACGTCGAAGACGATCTTCTGCTCGTGGCTCTTGGCCGAGGCCGGGTCGGGCGCCTGGCCCGACTTCTCGGCGTCGACGCCGAGGTGGACGAGCATCGTGGCGTCGCCACCGTCGTCGAGGATCATGTTGGCGAAGCTGCCCTCGGGCCAGTTGAGGATCTGCTGGGTGCACCACCAGTACTCCTCCAGCGTCTCGCCCTTCCAGGCGAAGACCGGGACACCCTGCGGGTCCTCGGGAGTGCCGTTGGGGCCGACCGCGATCGCGGCGGCCGCGTGGTCCTGGGTCGAGAAGATGTTGCAGGAGGCCCAGCGGACCTCGGCACCCAGCGCGACCAGCGTCTCGATGAGCACGGCGGTCTGGATGGTCATGTGCAGGGATCCGGCGATCCGGGCGCCGGCGAGGGGCTTGTCGGCCCCGTAGCGCTCACGCATCGCCATCAGGCCGGGCATCTCGTGCTCGGCGAGCTGGATCTCGGTGCGGCCGAAGTCGGCCAGGTTGAGGTCGGCGACCTTGAAGTCCATGTGTCTGCTCCTGGGGTCTGGCGAGGGGTTGCTACCGGGAATCCGAGGTTAGAACGCGTCGCACCCAACCGAAGAATCCTCGATGCCTCCGCTATCGCAGACCTCCGGCGGGCTGGTCGGCTTGGCGGTCTGCTCGGGTCGACCGTCGTGGTCACCGCTGCAAGAGGACGCCGGCGGACGTGACTGTGACCCCACGGGCCGGTGGCCGGTGGGGTGGGGGTCAGTGGGTTCGTCGGCGTTTGTGGGTGAGGTCGTTGGTATAGGTGCGGCCCATCGGTGAGGTCCACACGAAGGTGGTGAGGGTGGGTCGGGTGTAGGTCCAGTAGCCGTGGGTCTTGAGGCGGTGGTGCAGCCGGCACAGCGGTGCGAGGTTCGACGACGTCGTCGGTCCGAGTGGCCATGGCTGGATGTGGTCGAGGTCGCAGGTCCTCGCGGACTTGCCGCAGCCGGGGAACACGCAGGTGGGGCAGGTCAGGATGACCTGCTCACGCATCCGTGCGGTGGGCGCGTAGGAATCGGCGGTCAGCTCCACGGCCAGGTCGAGGACCGGGCGGATGCTGACGCGGGTGTTGCCCTTCTGGCACCACTCCGCGAGCTGCTCGACGGTGATCGTCGAGCCGGTCGACGAGGCACCCTCGACACCGACGATGCCGTGCGGGGCGCGGGTGTCGTGGTGGGTGTAGATCACCAGCTCCCGCTCACCGGAGCCGTCAGCGAACAGCCCGAGCGCCATGGCGCGACGCGCATCGAGGTCCAGGGTGGGGTGCTCGTCGAGGAGGGCGTGAGCCTTCGCCTTGATCGCGGCTTCCAGGGCGAGCGCGTCGTCGAGGTCGAGGAGTCCTTCGATCGGGACGTAGCCGTGGTTGTGCTTGGCGTCGTCGAGCCCGACCCGCAGGAAGGGGCCAGTGCTCGCGCGCTCGTCTTCCTCGTTGTCGGCGTCGGCCTCCTTGGCCGCGGCGTTGGCAACGCGTTCGATCTCGGCGAACGAGCAGGTGTGCGCGATGGGCGCCAGGATCGTGTCGACCTGCGCGGCTGCCTGGGGTGGCAGCGCGATGGTGTGCTCGGCGACCCGGCGGGCCTTCCACACCTGCACCTCACCGGCCATGACGCGGTCCCACAGACGAGGGAGGCGGTGCTTGGTCTCGATCGCGGATCCGATGAGCTTGCGCCCACCGGTCGAGGTCGTGCCGACGGCGACCGCGAACTCGGTGATCGCGAACTCCGACACCGTCGGTGCGCCGTACCCCGCGACCTCGAGCGGTCGGTCGCCGAACAGCACGTTCGCCTCGAACAGGGGGTGGTCGGCGAGAGCAGGGGCGTCGTCGCCGGGGTGCGCTTCGCCCCATGCGGCGGCGAGCTCGAACTCGTGGGCTTCGGCGAGGACCTTCGCGCGGTGGGTGACCTCGGTGGCAGCCAGCAGCGCCTCGTCGCGGGACCGAGGTCCGGCTTCGAGAGTGCTGCGGCGCTTCCGAGTGGGCATATGGCACACTATCACGATTCGAACGTATGTTCTACTCCATTTCGACCTCGCGCAGTTGCCTGTGGAGCGAGTCGTCGGCAGCGCAGCGCGTTATCAACGGCATGAGCGGATGCTTGGGTTGCTCTTGAGCGGCGTGCGCCATCATTGCTCGGTGACGACGACACCGACGCTGGATGAGCTGATCACCCTGCTCGTCCGCGGCGCATCAGAGGAGCTCTGCTTCTCAGGCGTTAACCACGAACTCCGGGAGGACGGCACGTGGCGAAGGTCGCGAGTCTGGCGTCAGAACAGGTTGGCCAGGATCGAGGACCTGTCCGGAGACAGCACCCTGATCGCCGGCGACCGAACCTATTGGCGCAAGTGGCCGTCAGACCCGACGTTCGTGGCGCTTGAGCGGCCCGCTGACCACGACACGTTCGACCTCGGCTCCTGGACGATGCTCGACCCCGACGAATATTGGCGAGACTGGTTGACCCAGGATGCCGAGGCCGTCCTGACTTCTCTGCGTCAGGTGACCTACGAGGGCCGTGACGCCCTGCAGTTCGTGGCGCCCGAGGTCAAAGGCGGTATGCCCACATTGACCGTTGATGTCGAGCTCGGCCTTGAAGTACGAGCCAAGCGGGCCGACGTCGGCGTGTTCCACTGCTGGACCGATCTCCGCACCGACGAGTCGATGAACGACGACCTCTTCCTGCATACGGCGCCGTTGTCCAGCAACCTGGGCTCCTGAGCAGGCGCCTCAGCACGTCGCGCTCATCGGCACGACCGAGCGCACGCCACGCGGAAGAAGCAGATGGTCAGGGCTCCGGCTCCCAGCGCATGAACACCCAGTGCTCACCGGGCAGCAGGTCGCGGGTCGCGTTGGGGACCGCTCTGAACCTCACAGACACGCCGGGAGGAAAGTCGGCGATGCAGTAGGTCTCGGCCGAGGACACGCACTCCGCCTGCACCTCGCCGACCTCGCCCTCGTACAGGAACCGGGCCTCGACGGCTCCTTGCTCCGAGGAGCCTTGGTGCGACACGGCCACCGCCCGAAGGTCGCTGGTGACCTGCTCCCACAGAGCCCGCATCATCGACAACATCACGTCGGTACTCATGTCGGCCACGGACGGAGTATCGCCCGCTCATCGGCCATGTGAGTGCGTCTTCGCTCGTTGCAGAAGCGGCAGCGGACGCGCTCACGGCAGCTGCGGCTGTCGGTGCGGTGCGCAGGAGTCCGCCGTACTTCTGCGGCGGTGACCACGACGGTCGACCCGAGCGGACCGCCAAGCCGACCGGGGCTGGAAATCGCCCGTGGTGCCACAGCGGGCGGTGACCACCCTTTCCGTCTGTCGCGTCGCCGACAGCGATCACAGCGCGCCGCGGCGCTGGCGACACCGAGCGATCAGTGAGCGACGGCGGCCTTCTTGCGGCGCGGGATGACGTGCAGGACGCCGAGGACCACGGCGCCGACGACCAGGCCGAAGACGGCCGAGAGCAGCGTGTTGGTGAGCCAGCCGGCGATGCTGCCGAGGGTGCCGCCGACGGCGTGGTGGACCTCGTGCTCGAGGTGGTGGACGAGGTCGTACGGCGCGTGCCAGCCGAGGTCGTCGAGCCCGACGATCTCGATGTGGCCACCGACCCAGAGCATGGCGGCGATCCCGACGACGGAGATCGTGGAGAGGAGCTTGGGAGTGCCGACGAGGAGGCCGTGGCCGATCTTGCCGGCGAAGCCCGTCGAGCGCTCGGTGAGGGCGAGCCCGATGTCGTCGAGCTTCACGATGATCGCGACCACGCCGTACACCGCGACGGTGATCGCGATCGCGACGACGACGAGGATCAGCAGCCGGTTGAGGAACGGCTCGTCGGCCACCTCGTTGAGCGCGATCACCATGATCTCGGCGGACAGGATCAGGTCGGTGCGGATGGCGCCCGAGACCATGGCCTTCTCGGCGTCCGCGCCGACGACGCCCGCCGGCACGGCCTCGTGCTCGTGGCCGCGCAGCCGGCCCCAGACCTTCTCGAAGCCCTCGTAGCACAGGTAGGCGCCACCGACCATCAGGATCGGCGTCAGCAGCCCGGGCAGGAACTGGCTGAGCAGCAGCGCGATCGGCAGGATGATCACGAGCTTGTTGCGCAGCGAGCCGATGGTGATCCGCTTGATCATCGGGAGCTCGCGGTCGGCGGTCACACCGTGGACGTACTGCGGGGTCACCGCCGTGTCGTCGACGACCACACCGGCGGCCTTGGTGGTCGCCCGCCCGGCGGCCGCACCGACGTCGTCGACCGACGCGGCGGCCATCTTGGCGAGGGCGGCCACGTCGTCGAGCAGTGCGAAGAGCCCTCCAGCCATGCGGGAACGCTAGCGGACGGCCGTTGGCTCCCCGACCTCGGAGGCCGCGCGGTGGTGCAAACCGGCGTCCACGCCGGCCTCGATCTCGGCCTGTACGTCGGGCTGGACCTGATCCTTCGCGACCGTGAGGTCGACGGCGTGCTTGGCGTGGCGCTCGGCGTACCCGAGCGGGTCGACCAGGTGGGTGAGGCGCGACGACACCGGGTGCCAGGCCAGCGCCAGCGCCAGCAGCACGGCGGCGAGCGTGGTGACGCCGAACGCGATCACCGCGTGGTCGTCGGCCCAGTCGCCCCAGCCCGCGTAGCCGGCGCCCTTCACCACGAAACCGTGGAAGAGGTAGACCACCAGGGTCGCGGCGCCCATCCGGGCGAACCAGCCGCCGACGCGTGGCACCAGGGCGAAGAACGCCCAGGCGCCGAGGGTCCCGATCGCGAGCACGAGCAACCGCGTGAGCAGCGCGCGGAGGTCGTCGGCGTACCCCATCTCGTCGTAGCGCGAGCGGTAGTAGAGCCACTCGGTGCTCGCCCAGACGTCGGTCCAGGTCGTGAGGATCCAGATGCCGACGAGGACCCCGACCGCGGCGACCTGGGACGGCCTGCGACGCAGCAGCTCGAGCCGCTCGGGCGTCGCCTTGAGACCCATCACGAAGAACGGCAGCAGGCCGAGGACGCGGGCGATGTCGAGCGTGTTGCCGGCGTACATCCCTGCGACCACGCTGACCACGACGGCGACGACGAGGCCGCCCCACATCGGGCGGAAGATCGGGGTGAGCAGCCGCCAGAAGAACATCGCCGCGAGGTACCACATGGGCCAGTGGGGGTCCTGGAAGAGGTTCTTCATCTCCTCGCCGCCCACGTAGACCCGGAACAGCGCGAGCGCGCACTCGAACATGACGTACGGCACGACCACCGTGCGGACGAGCTGCCAGAGCCGCACCTTGCTGTAGACGAACGTGCGGGACAGGTAGCCGGTCACGAAGACGAACGCCGGCACGTGCCAGGCGTAGAGGAAGTCGTAGAAGTGGTCGGTGACCGCGTTGTGCGGCAGCAGCGTCCACGAGTGGCCGACGACGACGAGCGTCACCAGGATCATCTTGGCGTTGTCGAACCAGGGGTCGCGAGCAGCAGGGCGCGCGGTCTGCGCGGGCGTCGAGGTCTCAGTCGGCACCCTTCGGGTCTACCCGGTGTTGCGGCCGATCAGTCCTCGACGAAGCCGATTCTCAGGTACTCCGCAGCGTACGTACCGCTGAGCAACAGGGACGCGTAGCGGGCGACCTCGGTCGGCGCCTCGGTCGTCACGATCTCGACCCGCACCCGCCGGTCGGCGGCGGCGGCCAGCAGCCTGCCCCGCTGCTCCCGCACGACCGCGTCCTCCGCACCGTCGTCCAGGACCAGCAGCATCGGCCGCCGCTCCCCCGTGTCGTCGGCGAAGGGGTCGTCGAAGACGTCCCGCTGACGGGCGGCCTCGATCACCGGCAGCAGGTGCTCGGCGTCACCGGCCAGGGCGGTCCGGCCGGTCGCGCGGCGGATGGACTCCGCGACGCGGCGGGCGGCCCGCGCGGCGAGCACCGAGCCGCCCCAGACGACCGGGTTGGTGTCGGCGAGCGCGATCGCCAGCATCTTGGCGGGGTTGACCGCCAGGTCGCGGTGCGGCGAGCAGGAGATCGCGACGGCGTCGAGCGCCTCCGCGACCTGCTCCGCGTCGGCCCGGGGACCCAGCGAGACCCGCTCCAGGTAGTCGAGCACCACCACGGCCGTGGCGAGCTGGTCGCGCGTGGTCGTCGGCAGGATCGTGCTCCAGCGGCCGGCGGCGTGGTCGGCGACCAGCGAGGTGGGTGGGCAGGCGACCACGAGCTGGCAGCCTCGGCGTACGGCCTCCGCGACGGCCGACGCGGTGCCGGGGTCGGAGCCGTCGGGGGCCAGGACCACGACGAGGTCGAGGCTCCCGGCCCAGCCCGGCAGCGCGGGCGCCGGCCAGGCCACGAACGGCACCGGGCACCAGGGCTCGAGCACGGCGCGCAGCAGCCGGGAGTCGGGGCCGGCGGCGATCACGGCGCGGGGACGGGAGAGGTCCTGGGCCCGGGCCACGGCGTCGGCGGTGGCCCCCGCGGCCTCACCGGAGGTACGGCGCACCCGCGCGCCCGACTCGGCCAGCGCGCGCAGCGCGAGGTCGCTGCCCGCCAGCGCGGTCTCGTCGTCGAGCCGGGACTCGTCGAACCAGGTCACCATCAGGACGGCTTGCGGGCCTCGTCGACGAGCAGCACCGGGATGCCGTCGCGCACCGGGTAGGCCAGCCCGCAGCCCTGGCAGACGAGCTCCTCGCCCACCACCGCGAGGTCGGCCCGGCACGCCGGGCAGACGATGATCTCGAGCAGGGCGGGGTCGAGCTCGGTCATCGGGCACTCCTGATCTGGGCGAGCACGGTGTCGCGCACCCGCTCCATGGTCTCCTGGTCGCGGCCCTCGGCGTTGAGGCGGAGCAGCGGCTCGGTGTTGGACGGCCGGACGTTGAAGGCCCAGTCGGCGTGGCTGACGGTGAGACCGTCCAGGCGGTCGGTGGTGACGCCCTCCTGCGCGGCGTACGTCGCCTCGATCTCGGCCGTGACCGCGACCTGGTCGGCGACCTCGGAGTTGATCTCGCCGCTGAGCACGTAGCGGTCGAACTCCGCCAGCAGCTCGGACAGCGTGCGCTCGGTCTCGGCGAGCGCGGCCAGCGTGTGCAGCGCGGCGAGCATGCCGGAGTCGGCGCGCCAGAAGTCGCGGAAGTAGAAGTGCCCGCTGTGCTCGCCGCCGAAGATCGCGCCCGTCTCGGCCATGGTGGCCTTGATGTACGAGTGGCCGACGCGGGTGCGCACCGGCTTGCCGCCCAGCTCGATCACGATCTCGGGCACGGACCGGCTGGTGATCAGGTTGTGGATCACGGTCGCACCCGGCTCCTTGGCCAGCTCGCGAGAGGCGATCAGCGCGGTGAGCGTCGACGGGGAGACGGCCTCCCCGCGCTCGTCGACGATGAAGCACCGGTCGGCGTCGCCGTCGAAGGCGAGCCCGATGTCGGCGCCCTCGGCGATCACCCGCTTCTGGAGGTCGACCAGGTTGGCCGGCTCGATCGGGTTGGCCTCGTGGTTCGGGAAGCTGCCGTCGAGCTCGAAGTACATCGGGACCAGGTCCACCTGGTCACCCAGCCGCGCGAAGACGGCGGGTGCGGTGTGTCCGGCCATCCCGTTGCCCGCGTCGGCGACGACCTTGAGCCGGCGGCCGACGACCGGGGCCAGGCTGAGCAGGTGCGCGGCGTACGCCTCGAGGACGTCGTGCTCGGAGATCGAGCCGGTGGGGCCGGCGACCGGACGGGGCTCGGCCACCAGGTCGCGGATCTCGGCGAGCCCGGTCTCCATGCCCACCGGCGTCGCGAAGGCCCGGCACATCTTGATGCCGTTGTACTGCGCCGGGTTGTGGCTCGCGGTGAACATGGCGCCCGGGTGCCCGAGGTGTCCCGACGCGAAGTAGAGCTGGTCGGTCGAGGCCAACCCGATCATCACGACGTCGGCGCCGGCCTCCGTGGCGCCCTCCGCGAAGGCGCCGGCCATGCCGGGCGAGCTCGGCCTCATGTCGTGGCCGACGACGACCGTCGCCGCCCCCACGACCTGGGCGAAGGCCCGGCCGGTCGCACGGGCGAGCCGCTCGTCGATCTGGTCGGGGACGGTGCCGCGGACGTCGTACGCCTTGAAGACGGCGTCGAGGTTCGCGGGGTCGAGGGTGTCGGCCATGCCCCGAAGCCTAGTGGGGACTGGTGATCACTCGCTGCTCAGGACCCGCAGGTGTCCACGCCTGGTGGTCTCGCGGCCGGTCTCCTCCGCAGGAGCGACCCGCAGCGGCGCGACCGGACGGCCCGCCTCACGTACGGCGTCGGCCAGCGCGAGCAGGTCGTCGCTGGTCGGACCCTCCGACGCCGGGTCGCGCGCCAGCCGGAGCACGTCCCAGCCGCGCGGTGCCGAGAGACGCTCGCTGTGCTCCTCGCAGAGGTCGTAGGCGTGCGGCTCGGCGTACGTCGACAGCGGGCCGAGGACCGCCGTCTGGTCCGCGTAGACGTACGTCAACGTCGTGACCGCGGGTCGACCGCAGGCCGTGCGCGAACAGCGGCGGGCAGGACTCACGTCGCAGACGGTACCTCCGAACCCCGACGGTGCGGATTAGGCTCGCGGCGTGGATGAGGCGGGTACGTCGAGTGGGCCGGGTCGCCGGCGCATCAGGGACCGGCGCGGTCGAGGCATGCGCGGGCCGGCGGTCGCACCGGCCGTCCCGGGTCGGCCCGAGCTGCCGACCGGTCGCGAGCGGTTCGACGACCTCGCGCTCGGCATCGTCATGGAGGTCGACCAGCGCTGGCAGGACCGGCTCGGCCTGGTCGAGTACGCCGTGGAGGACACCCCTCAGATCCCGGACGACTGGACCTCGGGCACGGTGCCGCTGTCGTCGCTGGTGCGCGGCAGCGGCGCGACGCCGACCCGGCTGGTCCTCTTCCGACGCCCGATCGAGCACCGCTGCGAGAGCCGTGCCGACCTCGAGGCCCTGGTGCTGACCGTGGTGGTCGAGCAGGTCGCCGAGCTGCTCGGCATCGACGCCGAGGACGTCGACCCGCGCTACGAGGGCGGCCTGTAGCTAGGACAGTCCGGGGCGCACGTGCGGCACCAGACCGTTGCGCACCGGGACGGTGAGCGGCAGCACCGACGTACCGACCGACGAGCTCGTCACGACGGAGCCGGTCACCGACGTACGCGCCGGCACCACCCGGAGCATCCGGGTCGCGGCCGGCAGCCGCACCACGGCCCCGCGGTCGGGGACGACCTCCGCGGTCGTCTCCTTGAGCGTGGACCCGTCGGCGGCGAGCGCCGTCACCGTCACGGTGCCGGCGGTGGTGGCGTCCGCGAGCACGACCTGGCGCGTGGTCGCGCGTCGACCCCGTGGCAGCTCGGGCAGCAGCACGGTCGACGCGGTGGCGAGCGGTGCGCCCGCCGTCGCGGCCGACAGGTCGCCGCGCACCATCGAGCGGGCCGACGCGGTGACCGGACCGGTCGAGACGACCGAGAGCCCGAGTGCTCCCTCGGCGACCGCCTGGTCGACGACCGCGGTGACGGGGACCCGGACCACGCTGCGGGGCGGCACCCGGATCTCGTCCACGCCGTCCGGGGCGAAGACGGACTCGGTGTCGATGATCCGCAGCTCGGCGCGGACCTCGTCGTCGCCGGGGTTGGCGATCGTCAGGGTGCGACGCCCGGAGCCGGGCGCGAGGCCGAGCAGCACGTTGTGGGTGGACGGCTCGGTCTGGCCGGGGAGCCAGTCCTGCGAGGCCGGTGCGGAGCCGATCCGGTCGTAGCGGTCGAGCAGCGACGCGCCGATCCGGCCTCGAGCGGTGACCACCTCGAGCGTGAGCTCGTCGGTGCGCGGCACCAGCGCACTGAGGTCGAGCCGCACCGTGCTGCCCCCGGGCACGGACACGCCGCGCAGCCGGGGCGCGTCGACGACGCCGTCGCGGCCGAGCACGGTGACGTCGGCGACGGCGGTGCCGGAGTCGGGGTTGGTGAGCTCGAGGACCGACCGGTGACTGGCGCCCGCACCGACGCCGGTGAACCAGCGGTCGGCGCTCGGCGGCAGACAGCTGGTGGCGGCCTGCTCGTCGCCACCGCCACGACCGGCCACCAGGCCCGGCGCGGCGTCGTCGGTGCCGGAGACCGCGAGCCCCTGACCGTCGTCGACGGAGGTGATCCGGCCGGACACCAGGTCGGCGTCCTTCGCCTTGTCACCGAGTCCGACCCGGACCTGGCCGTCCACGCCGTCCGACGCCGTGGTGAGGTCCACCGCGGGCGCGCCCGAGAGGCCGGCCGGGCAGATCAGCGTCGCCGAGGTCAGCGTCGTGCGCGTCGGGGGGTACGTCGGGGCCGAGCCCGCGTCCTGCTGGACCAGCAGCAGCACGGCCACGCTCAGCGCCGGCAGGACGACCGCGAGCACGGTCGTCAGGTTGACGCGGCTGCGCCTGGCCGCCGTACGACGGCCGGCGCGCTGGGGGGTGGGCTGGGAGTGGCTCATGGCCTCGACCGCCTCGGGTTCGTCGTCGGCAGGCAGAGGACGGCGACCACGACCACGCCGACTCCCTGGACGACGAGCAGCAGGATGCGCAGCCAGGAGGCCGGTCCCTGGAGGAGGCCGGCGTCCAGGGGCCGGTCGACCTGCCAGGCGCGGGTGGTCCGGTCCTCGGCACTCGCCTGCACCAGTCCCGTGGTGGCGTCGAGCACGGCGGCCACGTCACCATCGGCGGGCGAGGGCAGGACGACGTACTCGATCCCGCTCGAGCCGAGGGCGTCGACGGTGGCGGTCGTCGGGCGGGAGACCAGGGCCTGGACGTCCGCGCTGAACCCGTCGTCCTCCGAGGTCGTGTTGATGACCTCGTCCTCGCCGAGCGTGACGCCGTCGCCGCGCCGGATCGAGTAGGTGAGACCGTCCTCGACGCTGCCGCGGATCACCAGGATCCCGTGCGCGGGACCCTCCTCCGAGCTCTGGACCATGTAGACCGGGATGTCGGTGTCGATGCCGTCGGCGATCGCCGGGTCGGAGCCGAGCCACCACGCGAACCCGCCGATCGGCACCGCCGCTGCCATGACGACGAGGGCGCCGGCGACCACCCGGCGCCACGGCACCTGCTCGGTGCTCAGCCCGACGGCGCCGATCGCGGCCGCGACCACGAGCGCGCCCTGCAGCACGACGACGAGCACGCCGAGGCCGGCGTCGACCGAGGTGGCAGCGAGGTCGAAGGTCACCGTGCCGAGCAGCGCGGCGAGGACGCCGGTCACCAGGGCGACCACCCAGCACACCAGCACCGGGATCCGGGTGGCGCGCGGGAGCAGCGCGAGGACGGCGAGGGCGACGACCACGATGCCCAGCCACCACGGGGCACCCAGGCCCTCGAGCCGTCCGCTCAGGAGGTCGAGGGTGTCGGCCGTGGGGGTGGGCAGCCGGCCGGTGTCGAGCAGCAGGCCCTCGGCGGCGGAGCGCTGGACCGCCGGGATCCACCACGGGGACAGGAGCAGGGGCACGATCCCGATCGCGGCGGCGGGCGGGCCCCACACCGAGCGGTCCCGCACCGCGCCGCGCACCACGAGGGCGGCGGCGGCGAGGACGACGAGCACCAGGACCGCAGCCAGCAGCCACAGGACCGGGGCGAACGCCGACGCGATCGCCAGCAGCAGACCGACGCGCCACGCGGCCCGCCAGCGACGATCGGCCGCGGGGTCGGCGAAGCCGAGCGCGGCGTGCGCCAGCCACGGCAGCAGCGAGGCGACGACGACCAGGCCCAGCCGACCGTCCCCCCACGCACCGCACACGACCGGCACCAGGCTCCACGTCGTGGCGCCCCACAGCAGGATCCAGCGGGACGCGCCCGTGAACACGACCAGCCGTCCGACGACCCGCAGGAACCGCCACGCGCCCCACAGGGAGAAGGGCACAGCCGCCACGAACAGCACCGACACGGCCGCAGTCGGGCTGCCGCCGAGCACGGTCGCGAGCAGCGCCATCGGGAGGACGTACGCCGGGGCCGGCACGGCCGTGCCGGTGCCGAGCGGGTGCCAGGTCTCGACCTGGAGCCGCCACCAGTCGCTCGCACCGGCCGGGACCGGGGAGAGACCACCGCCGGCGATCGAGCCGAACGCCGTACGCGCGGCGACGAGCGCGACCAGGACCACGAGCGCGGTGACCAGCGCGACCGGGTTGGTGAGGAAGCGGACCACGATGCCGGTGTCGGCCGCGATCATGTCGTCGTCGTCCTGGCTCGGTCGCTGGGCGTAGCTCGCGGGCGCATGCTCCGCCGCTGCCGCGCGCCGGCGCTCGGCGACGTCCTGGGCCTGGTTGGTGGCCGCGGCGACCAGGTCGCCGAGGAAGTCCAACCCGTGCCGGTAGGGCACCCACCACGGGGAGAGCAGCGGCCGGGCGCGGTCGAGGTCGGCGCGGGGCTGCTCCCGTCGCGCCTGGCGGGCGGCGCGGACCTGGCCGGGATGCGTGTAGAGCGAGAGCAGCGCGGCGAGCTCGTCGAGCGCCTCCCCCACCGACCTGACCACCAGGAAGCCGAGCATGCGCAGCAGGGTCCCGAAGGCCAGCCGCACCGTCAGCCAGGGCAGCGCGCGCCCGGGGGCGTTGGCGAGCAGCGTGTAGAGGGCGGCGCGGCGCTCCTGGTAGTGCGTGTGCCGACCCGTCAGGGAGGTACGGCGTACGCCGCGGTGCGCCGCCTCGGCGTGGAAGACGACGGCGTCCGGGACGACCAGCGTGGTGTGCCCGGCCGCCGCGGCCCGCCAGCCGAAGTCGATGTCGTTGCCGAAGATCGGGAGCTGGGGGTCGAAGCCGGCGAGCGCCTCGACGACCGTGCGGCGGACGAGCATGCCGGCGGTGTTGACGGCGAGCACCCGGCGGACCTCGTCGTGCTGGCCCTGGTCGTACTCGCCGCGCTCCAGCCCGGTCTCGCGCCGACCGGTGCCGCTGATCGTGACGCCGAGCTCGAGCAGGCGCTTCAGCGAGGGCCACTCGCGCAGCTTGGGGCCGAGGATGTCGGCGTCCGGGTCGGCCTCCGCCGCGGCGAGCAGCGCGGCCAGCGCCCCGGGGTCCGGGTTGGCGTCGTCGTGGAGGATCCAGACCCACTCCGGGGCCTCGCCGCGCTCACGCAGCCGCGCGAGCCCGAGGTC is part of the Nocardioides conyzicola genome and encodes:
- a CDS encoding phosphomannomutase/phosphoglucomutase — translated: MADTLDPANLDAVFKAYDVRGTVPDQIDERLARATGRAFAQVVGAATVVVGHDMRPSSPGMAGAFAEGATEAGADVVMIGLASTDQLYFASGHLGHPGAMFTASHNPAQYNGIKMCRAFATPVGMETGLAEIRDLVAEPRPVAGPTGSISEHDVLEAYAAHLLSLAPVVGRRLKVVADAGNGMAGHTAPAVFARLGDQVDLVPMYFELDGSFPNHEANPIEPANLVDLQKRVIAEGADIGLAFDGDADRCFIVDERGEAVSPSTLTALIASRELAKEPGATVIHNLITSRSVPEIVIELGGKPVRTRVGHSYIKATMAETGAIFGGEHSGHFYFRDFWRADSGMLAALHTLAALAETERTLSELLAEFDRYVLSGEINSEVADQVAVTAEIEATYAAQEGVTTDRLDGLTVSHADWAFNVRPSNTEPLLRLNAEGRDQETMERVRDTVLAQIRSAR
- a CDS encoding DUF3499 domain-containing protein, with the protein product MSPARRCSRTACGRPAVTTLTYVYADQTAVLGPLSTYAEPHAYDLCEEHSERLSAPRGWDVLRLARDPASEGPTSDDLLALADAVREAGRPVAPLRVAPAEETGRETTRRGHLRVLSSE
- a CDS encoding metallopeptidase family protein, whose translation is MRGPAVAPAVPGRPELPTGRERFDDLALGIVMEVDQRWQDRLGLVEYAVEDTPQIPDDWTSGTVPLSSLVRGSGATPTRLVLFRRPIEHRCESRADLEALVLTVVVEQVAELLGIDAEDVDPRYEGGL
- a CDS encoding DUF5719 family protein, which produces MSHSQPTPQRAGRRTAARRSRVNLTTVLAVVLPALSVAVLLLVQQDAGSAPTYPPTRTTLTSATLICPAGLSGAPAVDLTTASDGVDGQVRVGLGDKAKDADLVSGRITSVDDGQGLAVSGTDDAAPGLVAGRGGGDEQAATSCLPPSADRWFTGVGAGASHRSVLELTNPDSGTAVADVTVLGRDGVVDAPRLRGVSVPGGSTVRLDLSALVPRTDELTLEVVTARGRIGASLLDRYDRIGSAPASQDWLPGQTEPSTHNVLLGLAPGSGRRTLTIANPGDDEVRAELRIIDTESVFAPDGVDEIRVPPRSVVRVPVTAVVDQAVAEGALGLSVVSTGPVTASARSMVRGDLSAATAGAPLATASTVLLPELPRGRRATTRQVVLADATTAGTVTVTALAADGSTLKETTAEVVPDRGAVVRLPAATRMLRVVPARTSVTGSVVTSSSVGTSVLPLTVPVRNGLVPHVRPGLS
- a CDS encoding glycosyltransferase family 2 protein; protein product: MVPSVAALLVSHDGGRWLPAVIDGVRAQRAPLAAVVAVDTGSKDDSAGLLQEAFGDVLRAPGSTSFPAAVDLGLARLRERGEAPEWVWILHDDANPDPGALAALLAAAEADPDADILGPKLREWPSLKRLLELGVTISGTGRRETGLERGEYDQGQHDEVRRVLAVNTAGMLVRRTVVEALAGFDPQLPIFGNDIDFGWRAAAAGHTTLVVPDAVVFHAEAAHRGVRRTSLTGRHTHYQERRAALYTLLANAPGRALPWLTVRLAFGTLLRMLGFLVVRSVGEALDELAALLSLYTHPGQVRAARQARREQPRADLDRARPLLSPWWVPYRHGLDFLGDLVAAATNQAQDVAERRRAAAAEHAPASYAQRPSQDDDDMIAADTGIVVRFLTNPVALVTALVVLVALVAARTAFGSIAGGGLSPVPAGASDWWRLQVETWHPLGTGTAVPAPAYVLPMALLATVLGGSPTAAVSVLFVAAVPFSLWGAWRFLRVVGRLVVFTGASRWILLWGATTWSLVPVVCGAWGDGRLGLVVVASLLPWLAHAALGFADPAADRRWRAAWRVGLLLAIASAFAPVLWLLAAVLVLVVLAAAALVVRGAVRDRSVWGPPAAAIGIVPLLLSPWWIPAVQRSAAEGLLLDTGRLPTPTADTLDLLSGRLEGLGAPWWLGIVVVALAVLALLPRATRIPVLVCWVVALVTGVLAALLGTVTFDLAATSVDAGLGVLVVVLQGALVVAAAIGAVGLSTEQVPWRRVVAGALVVMAAAVPIGGFAWWLGSDPAIADGIDTDIPVYMVQSSEEGPAHGILVIRGSVEDGLTYSIRRGDGVTLGEDEVINTTSEDDGFSADVQALVSRPTTATVDALGSSGIEYVVLPSPADGDVAAVLDATTGLVQASAEDRTTRAWQVDRPLDAGLLQGPASWLRILLLVVQGVGVVVVAVLCLPTTNPRRSRP